Proteins encoded by one window of Vibrio rumoiensis:
- the dnaQ gene encoding DNA polymerase III subunit epsilon: MNTSTNVSYDRIIVLDTETTGMNREGGPVYMGHRIIEIGAVEIVNRKLTGKHFHVYIKPDRDIDPEAIAVHGITDEFLVDKPEYKQVHQEFLEFIKGAELVAHNAPFDVSFMDYEFELANQDVKTSQICKITDTLAMAKKIFPGKRNNLDILCDRYGIDNSHRTLHGALLDAEILADVYLLMTGGQTAMQFNAGQSKDGGVGETIKRVTGRKALKVLRATDEELQQHEERLDLFAKKGTCLWRCEPESE; this comes from the coding sequence ATGAATACCAGCACTAATGTTTCTTATGATCGCATCATTGTTCTTGATACCGAAACCACGGGTATGAACCGAGAAGGTGGCCCAGTGTATATGGGGCATCGAATCATTGAGATTGGTGCGGTGGAAATTGTTAATCGCAAACTGACCGGTAAACATTTTCATGTCTATATTAAGCCTGACCGTGATATCGATCCTGAAGCGATTGCAGTACATGGTATTACCGATGAGTTTTTAGTTGATAAGCCTGAATATAAGCAAGTTCACCAAGAATTTTTAGAGTTTATCAAAGGTGCTGAGCTGGTGGCTCATAATGCGCCCTTTGATGTGAGCTTTATGGATTATGAGTTCGAACTGGCGAATCAAGACGTAAAAACATCGCAGATTTGTAAAATTACCGATACCTTGGCGATGGCCAAAAAAATCTTCCCCGGTAAACGAAATAACCTAGATATTTTATGTGATCGCTATGGCATAGATAACTCCCATCGTACTTTGCACGGCGCTTTGCTCGATGCAGAAATTCTAGCCGACGTTTATCTATTAATGACCGGTGGCCAAACCGCTATGCAGTTTAATGCCGGTCAGTCAAAAGATGGTGGTGTTGGTGAAACTATTAAGCGAGTGACGGGACGTAAGGCTTTGAAAGTGCTGAGAGCGACGGACGAAGAGTTGCAACAGCATGAAGAACGTTTGGATCTCTTTGCTAAAAAAGGGACTTGTTTATGGCGTTGTGAGCCTGAATCGGAGTGA
- the tilS gene encoding tRNA lysidine(34) synthetase TilS, translated as MLYQGFVQRLLNHIRESTRLVLALSGGLDSRVLLHLLARFKRDYPQYDYLAVHVHHGLSDNADHWLARCQQWAWQAEIPFLAERVKLELGNRISLEQAARTARYSALSKYIDNGSVLLTAHHQSDQLETFLLALKRGSGPKGLSAMAMEGEFESARLLRPMLDTARSDMSAYAKQHQLDWIEDESNLDTRFDRNFIRHQVVPILKQRWPNIEKTVSRSAALCAQQEALLKELLYDRYTQMCDQDGAISISLLKAQSDVARGAILRLWLQEQDFPMPSEKQLKQMWQDVALAQPDATPVFCYGKTHIGRHQQKLWVFNQVTDIAHLTFDWDITQPLILPDGLGRLECRPCINETSFNIASLEALSIQTLSLPVGYTQVVVKFSATGIHAHPEGRQHGRGLKKLLQEYGIPVWQRQRIPLLVNGKELIAAAGLCVCKDYSGADYQLIWHKK; from the coding sequence TGTTGTATCAAGGCTTTGTTCAGCGTTTATTGAACCATATCAGAGAGTCAACTCGTTTGGTGTTGGCGCTAAGTGGTGGGCTTGATTCTCGGGTCTTGTTGCATTTACTCGCACGATTTAAGCGTGATTATCCGCAATATGATTACTTAGCGGTGCATGTTCATCATGGATTAAGCGACAATGCTGATCATTGGTTAGCACGTTGTCAACAGTGGGCATGGCAGGCTGAAATACCATTTTTGGCCGAGCGGGTGAAACTAGAGTTAGGTAATCGTATTAGTTTAGAGCAAGCCGCTAGAACCGCTCGTTATTCGGCATTATCCAAATATATTGATAATGGTTCTGTGTTATTAACGGCACATCATCAAAGCGATCAACTGGAAACTTTTCTACTCGCGCTAAAGCGTGGCAGCGGCCCAAAAGGCTTATCTGCAATGGCAATGGAAGGTGAGTTTGAATCAGCACGCTTATTACGCCCTATGTTGGATACTGCTCGCTCTGACATGTCAGCTTATGCTAAGCAACATCAACTTGATTGGATAGAAGATGAGAGTAATCTTGATACGCGTTTTGACCGAAATTTTATTCGTCATCAAGTGGTCCCTATTTTAAAGCAGCGTTGGCCAAATATAGAAAAAACCGTATCTCGAAGTGCGGCGTTGTGTGCTCAGCAGGAAGCGTTATTAAAAGAGCTTCTGTATGACCGTTATACGCAAATGTGCGATCAAGATGGGGCAATATCCATTTCTTTATTAAAAGCACAGTCAGACGTCGCGAGAGGCGCGATATTAAGGCTTTGGTTGCAAGAGCAAGACTTTCCTATGCCGAGTGAAAAGCAGTTAAAACAAATGTGGCAAGATGTGGCTTTAGCTCAACCTGATGCTACTCCTGTTTTCTGTTATGGGAAAACCCATATTGGTCGTCATCAACAAAAGCTTTGGGTTTTTAATCAAGTGACAGATATTGCCCATCTAACTTTTGATTGGGACATCACTCAGCCATTAATTTTGCCCGACGGGTTAGGGCGTTTAGAATGTAGACCTTGCATTAATGAGACGAGTTTTAATATCGCAAGCTTAGAAGCTTTGAGTATTCAAACACTGTCACTTCCTGTCGGCTATACTCAAGTAGTCGTCAAGTTTAGCGCGACGGGTATTCATGCCCATCCTGAAGGGCGCCAACATGGACGTGGATTAAAAAAACTACTGCAAGAATATGGAATACCGGTTTGGCAGCGACAACGTATTCCTCTTTTAGTGAATGGAAAGGAATTGATTGCAGCCGCAGGTTTGTGTGTGTGCAAAGATTACAGTGGTGCCGATTACCAATTGATTTGGCATAAAAAATAA
- the rnhA gene encoding ribonuclease HI, with product MTKHVEIFTDGSCLGNPGPGGYGIVLRYKGKEKYLSEGYTMTTNNRMEMMAAVVALKALTEPCQVTLTTDSQYVRQGITQWIHGWKKKNWQTSAKKPVKNVDLWKALDEETARHQVEWKWVKGHAGHRENEICDDLARAAAESPTQEDKGFEG from the coding sequence ATGACGAAACACGTAGAAATTTTCACAGATGGTTCTTGTTTAGGTAACCCTGGCCCGGGCGGTTATGGCATTGTATTGCGCTATAAAGGTAAAGAAAAATACCTATCTGAAGGCTATACCATGACCACCAATAACCGCATGGAAATGATGGCCGCCGTTGTTGCCTTAAAAGCACTCACTGAGCCTTGCCAAGTAACCTTAACCACTGACAGCCAATATGTTCGTCAGGGTATCACCCAATGGATCCACGGTTGGAAAAAGAAGAATTGGCAAACGTCCGCTAAAAAGCCGGTGAAAAATGTCGATTTATGGAAAGCACTCGATGAAGAAACCGCTCGTCACCAAGTCGAGTGGAAATGGGTAAAAGGCCATGCTGGACATAGAGAGAATGAAATTTGTGATGACTTAGCCCGCGCAGCGGCGGAATCTCCAACTCAAGAAGATAAAGGCTTTGAAGGCTAA
- the gloB gene encoding hydroxyacylglutathione hydrolase, whose protein sequence is MLTDKNNSSLTVKSIPAFNDNYIWLIQNNSPSCALVDPGEAAPVLERLKQNNLDLELILITHHHPDHVGGVAELLRHYPKAQVIGPSNDPVMMLTHSVQGGDQIDLFGETFLVLDVPGHTNGHIAYVGDGKLFCGDVLFSAGCGRVFEGTYEQMFESLQKLASLPQETEVYCAHEYTSSNLSFALAVEPDNQLLHNYRDEVNRLRAQEKPTIPTTIRQEKWINPFLRCQEPSVMKAVSARTDELTELSVFSALREWKNEF, encoded by the coding sequence ATGTTAACTGATAAAAACAATTCAAGCTTAACGGTCAAAAGCATACCTGCATTTAACGATAATTACATCTGGCTGATTCAAAATAATAGTCCGTCTTGTGCCCTAGTCGATCCGGGTGAAGCAGCGCCAGTTTTAGAACGCTTAAAACAAAATAACTTAGATCTAGAACTCATCCTAATTACACATCATCATCCTGATCATGTCGGCGGGGTGGCAGAGTTATTACGCCACTATCCGAAAGCCCAAGTCATCGGTCCAAGCAATGATCCTGTCATGATGTTGACGCATTCCGTACAAGGTGGTGACCAAATCGATCTGTTTGGAGAAACCTTTTTAGTATTAGATGTCCCTGGGCACACCAATGGTCACATTGCTTACGTTGGTGACGGTAAACTATTTTGTGGTGACGTCCTTTTTTCTGCGGGTTGTGGGCGTGTATTTGAAGGCACTTATGAGCAAATGTTTGAGTCTCTACAAAAACTCGCTTCTCTCCCCCAAGAAACCGAAGTGTATTGTGCACATGAATATACATCTTCTAACCTTTCTTTTGCTCTCGCAGTAGAACCCGATAATCAATTACTGCATAACTATCGTGATGAAGTGAACCGACTCCGAGCACAGGAAAAACCAACGATTCCGACGACTATTCGCCAAGAAAAATGGATCAATCCGTTTTTGCGTTGTCAAGAACCTAGCGTAATGAAAGCGGTATCAGCACGAACAGATGAATTAACAGAACTCTCTGTCTTTTCCGCTTTACGGGAATGGAAAAATGAATTTTAG
- the glnB gene encoding nitrogen regulatory protein P-II, whose protein sequence is MKKIEAIIKPFKLDDVREALADVGITGMTVSEVKGFGRQKGHTELYRGAEYMVDFLPKVKLEIVVSDDVVDECIDCIMQTAQTGKIGDGKIFVTEVERVIRIRTGEEDDEAV, encoded by the coding sequence ATGAAAAAAATTGAAGCAATCATCAAACCATTTAAGCTTGATGATGTACGTGAAGCATTAGCCGATGTTGGCATTACAGGTATGACAGTATCGGAAGTTAAAGGTTTTGGTCGTCAGAAAGGTCACACAGAACTATATCGTGGTGCCGAGTATATGGTTGACTTTCTACCTAAAGTGAAGCTTGAGATTGTCGTTTCTGACGATGTGGTAGATGAGTGTATTGATTGCATTATGCAAACCGCACAAACCGGTAAAATTGGTGATGGAAAAATCTTTGTCACTGAAGTCGAACGTGTGATTCGTATCCGTACCGGCGAAGAAGATGATGAAGCGGTGTAA
- a CDS encoding LysM peptidoglycan-binding domain-containing protein, with translation MNSKYIWAMALLLVGCQSTPTSTVQQTDAPEKASQTVMVESSKPVQKPVKLTPQQQQDLWQRIAMQFKLPISDDPSIEYYRKWYLKHPDHLKTVSQRAEPFLYLITTKIEDRGLPLELALLPVVESAFDPFAYSYGSAAGLWQFVPVTADRFGLERNYWYDGRRDVNAATDAALEYMTYLGDRFDGDWENAIAAYNSGGGRVSSAIRKNKKLGKPTDFFSLDLPKETRGYVPKLLGLADILANQKEYGIDIPSIPNKPVLAQVDPKEQLDLAIAAQYAGISVKELQSYNPAFNQWATSPTGPYAFLVPLDSVDRFNEQAKKNRGKGIKLIRYKVKPGDSLSVIAQNNQTTTKVIQTANNMDDVNIRVGQYLMVPRSTRNNKQYALSATNRLAKIQSTSRGQLKSEYKVKNGDNFWIIAKQNNVSVQSLAKWNGMAPKDTLRVGQKLVIWKENKTGAVVRTVFYNVRSGDTVGSIAQKFKVQTHQVLAWNGLDKQDYLKPGQKLKLYVDVTKVGSA, from the coding sequence ATGAATTCAAAATACATTTGGGCTATGGCATTACTATTAGTAGGCTGTCAAAGCACGCCGACATCCACCGTTCAACAGACCGATGCGCCGGAAAAAGCTAGCCAAACTGTAATGGTTGAATCATCGAAACCCGTTCAAAAACCCGTCAAGTTGACACCTCAACAACAGCAAGATTTATGGCAACGTATTGCTATGCAATTTAAGCTGCCAATTTCTGATGATCCGAGTATTGAATACTACCGGAAATGGTACCTAAAACATCCTGACCATTTGAAAACCGTTTCTCAGCGCGCCGAGCCATTCTTATATCTCATCACAACAAAAATTGAAGATCGCGGTTTACCGCTAGAGCTTGCGCTATTACCCGTTGTAGAAAGCGCGTTTGACCCTTTTGCCTACTCATATGGTAGTGCGGCAGGTTTGTGGCAATTTGTCCCCGTCACCGCTGACCGATTTGGCTTAGAGCGAAATTACTGGTATGACGGACGACGCGATGTCAACGCCGCTACCGATGCCGCTCTAGAGTACATGACGTACCTAGGTGATCGCTTTGATGGTGACTGGGAAAATGCAATAGCTGCCTATAACAGTGGTGGTGGCCGTGTATCAAGCGCAATCCGAAAAAATAAAAAACTCGGTAAACCGACCGATTTCTTTTCTTTAGACTTACCGAAAGAAACGCGTGGCTACGTACCTAAACTGCTAGGGTTAGCGGACATACTTGCTAACCAAAAAGAATATGGCATTGATATTCCATCCATACCGAATAAACCTGTATTGGCTCAAGTTGATCCTAAAGAGCAGCTCGACCTTGCCATTGCCGCTCAATACGCAGGGATCTCTGTAAAAGAATTACAAAGCTACAATCCAGCATTTAACCAATGGGCAACCTCACCAACTGGCCCTTACGCTTTCTTAGTCCCGTTAGACAGCGTGGATCGCTTTAATGAACAAGCAAAAAAAAATCGCGGTAAAGGTATTAAGCTGATTCGTTATAAAGTAAAACCAGGTGATAGCTTAAGTGTCATTGCACAAAACAACCAAACCACCACCAAAGTAATTCAAACGGCGAACAACATGGACGATGTAAATATCCGCGTTGGCCAATATTTGATGGTGCCGCGCTCCACACGAAATAATAAACAATACGCCTTAAGTGCAACCAATCGATTAGCGAAAATTCAATCGACTTCACGTGGCCAATTAAAGTCCGAATACAAAGTGAAAAATGGGGATAACTTCTGGATTATTGCTAAACAAAATAACGTATCTGTTCAGTCACTAGCAAAGTGGAATGGGATGGCACCAAAAGATACATTACGTGTCGGTCAAAAATTGGTGATCTGGAAAGAAAATAAAACCGGTGCTGTGGTTCGCACCGTTTTCTATAACGTTCGTTCAGGTGACACCGTGGGGAGTATTGCACAAAAATTTAAAGTCCAAACTCACCAAGTACTCGCTTGGAATGGTTTAGATAAACAAGACTACCTAAAGCCAGGTCAAAAATTAAAGCTTTACGTTGATGTAACTAAAGTAGGTAGTGCTTAA
- a CDS encoding methyltransferase domain-containing protein: MKPARIQKSFEQPHSWQQLKNGEWVVESIQTRLDEWCPKLFGYHMLKLGGLSCELTTHNCNIKHQVNVDITNPLHSVIADAYDLPFVEKSIDAALVCHQLDYCSDPHRLLREIDRIIIDDGHIILTGFNPISLTGMASLLPWRKNNLPWSGRMFTPYRIKDWLGLLNYEVVHCDTYALFPVRKGKAVTTWLEHGLGSCASTFGSVYFIVAKKRMYPLKPIKPHWKVKRRRFSPASVGFNKQASPKMKNDKM; this comes from the coding sequence ATGAAGCCAGCACGTATTCAAAAGTCTTTCGAGCAACCTCATTCTTGGCAGCAGCTAAAAAATGGTGAGTGGGTCGTAGAATCGATTCAGACTCGCCTTGATGAATGGTGCCCTAAGCTATTTGGTTATCACATGTTAAAACTAGGTGGCTTAAGTTGTGAATTGACCACGCATAATTGCAATATCAAGCACCAAGTGAATGTCGATATTACGAATCCGCTTCATTCCGTCATTGCTGATGCTTATGATTTGCCGTTTGTTGAAAAAAGCATCGATGCGGCATTGGTTTGCCATCAGCTAGACTATTGTAGCGATCCTCATCGCTTGTTGCGAGAGATTGATAGAATAATTATCGATGACGGGCATATCATTCTAACGGGCTTTAATCCTATCAGTTTAACGGGAATGGCGAGTTTATTACCTTGGCGTAAAAATAATCTGCCTTGGAGTGGCCGGATGTTCACCCCGTATCGAATTAAAGATTGGTTGGGCTTACTCAATTATGAAGTGGTTCATTGTGATACTTATGCTCTGTTTCCTGTGCGCAAAGGCAAAGCGGTCACGACTTGGTTAGAGCACGGCCTCGGCTCTTGTGCATCGACATTCGGTAGTGTGTATTTTATTGTGGCTAAAAAACGCATGTACCCACTAAAACCGATTAAACCTCACTGGAAAGTTAAGCGACGCCGCTTCTCACCTGCCAGTGTAGGATTTAATAAACAAGCGTCACCTAAAATGAAAAATGATAAAATGTAA
- a CDS encoding endonuclease/exonuclease/phosphatase family protein — MKMKHWSLGGVAIVALGVISFNSIFTIPNQPQLISIDKQSSQSDWYCHQSEHQTSAIDINGRLNVLVWNIHKQADPDWQGALERFSDNRQLILLQEASLTEPFKQWVNQQSWGASYVNAFKVFGTSSGVVNLAAQLPNRACAYTSVEPWIQLPKSALYARYSLSNGQDLVVINVHAINFTIGTVEFTQQVERLKEAVDKHQGPLLIAGDFNTWSEARLKELRQIMQALQMKEVEFKPDHRRLFINDLAFDHVFYRDLNLKMAISPVTIASDHNPMLVSFELIK; from the coding sequence ATGAAAATGAAGCATTGGTCGTTGGGGGGAGTAGCTATTGTCGCCCTTGGCGTTATTAGTTTTAATTCAATTTTTACCATTCCTAATCAACCGCAATTGATTTCAATTGATAAGCAGAGTTCACAATCGGATTGGTACTGTCATCAATCTGAACATCAAACATCTGCTATTGATATCAATGGCAGACTGAATGTTTTGGTATGGAATATTCATAAGCAAGCGGATCCTGATTGGCAGGGAGCGCTGGAGCGCTTTAGTGATAATAGACAGTTGATCCTACTTCAAGAAGCGAGTTTAACTGAGCCATTTAAACAATGGGTTAATCAACAATCTTGGGGAGCCAGTTACGTCAACGCATTTAAGGTATTTGGTACCAGTTCTGGTGTTGTGAATCTAGCGGCTCAATTACCAAATCGAGCGTGTGCCTATACCAGTGTTGAACCTTGGATTCAGTTACCTAAATCGGCGTTGTACGCTCGTTACTCCTTATCTAACGGGCAAGATTTGGTCGTTATCAATGTGCATGCGATTAACTTTACGATTGGAACAGTTGAGTTTACGCAGCAAGTTGAACGGTTAAAAGAAGCCGTTGATAAGCATCAAGGACCGTTACTTATTGCGGGAGATTTTAATACTTGGAGTGAAGCTAGGCTAAAAGAATTGCGTCAAATTATGCAAGCTTTACAAATGAAAGAAGTTGAATTTAAACCAGATCATCGCCGGTTATTTATTAATGATTTGGCTTTCGACCATGTCTTCTATCGTGATTTAAACCTAAAAATGGCGATATCACCCGTTACAATCGCTTCTGATCATAATCCAATGTTAGTGAGCTTTGAGTTGATTAAATAG